One window from the genome of Hydractinia symbiolongicarpus strain clone_291-10 chromosome 1, HSymV2.1, whole genome shotgun sequence encodes:
- the LOC130647786 gene encoding band 4.1-like protein 4 isoform X5 yields the protein MPLFGGSKGKYECRVILLDNNEQKHEITHKTFGDELLSKVFSALNLYEKEYFGLRYKDRNGEAHWLDPNKIVKKQMLNHNPPFILYFGVKFYAADPTKLREEITRYQFFLQVKKDILQGRIPCEDKIAADLCAYCVQSELGDFDPSLHTDGFISEFRFVPQQTIVLENMITETYPKLKGMIPAEAEFKFLERVKWLEMYGVDLHQVKGQDNMEYLLGLTPTGIVLFKNKSKIGSFIWPKITKLKYKGNCFLLRATQGRNNEEKEYTFICINKDYAKNLWKNCAEHHTFFRLEKANDVPASAYNFLFRKGSGFKFSGRTQQELERDVDKRPRNEQPINRKPSQRFTRRSQENLSYIDGADRDFGLYSNGKRNSFPNKPHSMSQERGTSPKFSRRATGYCSSGEAETKRKRSHYYSGYTSATDVESNRTRNSAKYGSAPNIQYKTNLYQDDGTPSYVQQNIHRHHRHHSRESLPMVGHVMPHMDTPNSQDRNRRYRPSGSKSDSEESSRRRRHQHHHYQGGAITDNEMVAPLDIYRNSMGVATGNEEERRRRHRHHHHSQHRQQRNRHSGYQYDPNQAELLLELGPDSASAEVLTGGYSAPPSASNKENMNPMNGVSYRQYSSSSMPYQSSTPTGVPGHTPQRFIHQYLPAHLLKQSGRPPMTVMHSHGSQAMYRPQYVEQYCDEVPYNYRLPFTRSRSVIYRHSVSFEDRNSLKSDRSRPKSSIGENTFKKQ from the exons CACAAAACATTCGGTGATGAATTGTTGTCAAAAGTCTTCTCTGCTTTGAATCTCTATGAAAAAGAATATTTTGGATTACGCTATAAAGATAGGAATGGTGAAGCT CACTGGCTGGATCCaaataaaattgtaaagaaACAGATGTTGA atCATAACCCACCATTTATACTTTATTTTGGAGTCAAATTCTATGCCGCAGATCCAACAAAATTACGGGAAGAAATAACAAG GTATCAATTTTTTCTTCAagttaaaaaagatattttgcaAGGAAG AATACCATGTGAGGATAAAATCGCAGCCGATTTGTGCGCATATTGTGTTCAAT CTGAGCTTGGAGATTTTGACCCATCACTACATACCGATGGTTTTATTTCTGAGTTTAGATTCGTTCCTCAGCAG acAATCGTGTTGGAAAATATGATAACTGAGACATACCCGAAACTAAA AGGCATGATACCAGCAGAAGCAGAGTTCAAGTTTCTGGAGCGTGTGAAATGGCTAGAAATGTATGGCGTAGATTTGCATCAAGTTAAAGGCCAAGATAATATGGAATATTTACTGGGTCTCACACCAACAGGAAttgtattgtttaaaaataaaagcaagaTCGGAAGTTTCATATG GCCAAAGATTACCAAGCTAAAATATAAGGGCAACTGTTTCCTTCTTCGAGCTACTCAAGGGAGAAAT AACGAAGAAAAAGAATATACCTTTATATGCATTAATAAAGATTATGCGAAAAACTTGTGGAAAAACTGTGCGGAGCATCATACATTTTTTAG ATTAGAAAAAGCAAATGATGTCCCAGCTTCAGCATATAATTTCCTATTCCGGAAAGGCTCAGGATTTAAGTTTAG TGGCCGCACGCAACAAGAGTTAGAGAGAGATGTTGATAAAAGACCAAGAAATGAACAGCCAATTAATAG AAAGCCAAGTCAAAGATTTACTAGAAGAAGCCAAGAAA ACTTATCGTACATAGATGGCGCGGATCGAGATTT TGGTTTATATTCCAATGGGAAGCGAAACTCTTTTCCAAACAAACCACATTCGATGAGTCAGGAGCGTGGGACGTCTCCGAAATTTTCTAG ACGCGCAACTGGATATTGTTCGAGTGGAGAAGCTGAAACGAAACGAAAAAG ATCGCATTACTATAGTGGATATACCAGTGCTACTGATGTCGAATCAAACCGAACACGAAACAGTGCTAA GTATGGCTCCGCTCCAAACATTCAATATAAAACCAACCTGTATCAGGATGACGGTACACCTAGCTATGTGCAACAAAACATACACCGGCATCATCGCCATCATAGCAGAGA GTCTTTGCCCATGGTTGGACACGTTATGCCCCACATGGATACACCGAACAGTCAAGATCGCAa taGAAGATACCGTCCGTCAGGTTCAAAAAGCGACAGTGAAGAAAGCAGTCGTCGACGGCGACATCAGCATCATCACTACCAGGGAGGTGCAATCACGGATAA CGAAATGGTAGCACCGCTCGATATCTATCGCAATAGCATGGGAGTTGCCACTGGTAACGAAGAAGAAAGGCGCCGTCGCCATCGTCACCACCACCATTCTCAACACCGTCAGCAACGTAACCGACACAGCGGATACCAATATGATCCTAACCAAGCTGAG ctgCTGCTAGAGCTAGGACCTGACAGCGCCTCCGCTGAAGTGTTGACAGGCGGTTATTCCGCTCCTCCGTCGGCTTCTAATAAAGAAAACATGAATCCAATGAACGGTGTTTCTTATCGCCAGTACAGTTCCTCCAGTATGCCGTACCAAAGTAGCACGCCGACTGGTGTACCTGGTCACACACCCCAAAGATTTATTCACCAATATTTACCTGC CCATCTGCTAAAGCAGAGCGGTCGACCGCcg aTGACGGTGATGCATTCGCACGGCTCGCAAGCGATGTATCGACCACAATATGTAGAACAG TACTGTGACGAAGTTCCTTACAACTATCGATTGCCATTCACACGAAGTCGTTCGGTAATTTATCGACACAGTGTATCGTTCGAGGATCGCAACAGCCTAAAAA GTGATCGGTCCCGGCCGAAATCATCAATTGGCGAGAACACCTTCAAGAAACAATGA
- the LOC130647786 gene encoding band 4.1-like protein 4 isoform X2: MPLFGGSKGKYECRVILLDNNEQKHEITHKTFGDELLSKVFSALNLYEKEYFGLRYKDRNGEAHWLDPNKIVKKQMLNHNPPFILYFGVKFYAADPTKLREEITRYQFFLQVKKDILQGRIPCEDKIAADLCAYCVQSELGDFDPSLHTDGFISEFRFVPQQTIVLENMITETYPKLKGMIPAEAEFKFLERVKWLEMYGVDLHQVKGQDNMEYLLGLTPTGIVLFKNKSKIGSFIWPKITKLKYKGNCFLLRATQGRNNEEKEYTFICINKDYAKNLWKNCAEHHTFFRLEKANDVPASAYNFLFRKGSGFKFSGRTQQELERDVDKRPRNEQPINRKPSQRFTRRSQENLSYIDGADRDLPKSPISNASTISAPWEAAFTQQSGLYSNGKRNSFPNKPHSMSQERGTSPKFSRRATGYCSSGEAETKRKRSHYYSGYTSATDVESNRTRNSAKYGSAPNIQYKTNLYQDDGTPSYVQQNIHRHHRHHSRESLPMVGHVMPHMDTPNSQDRKRYRPSGSKSDSEESSRRRRHQHHHYQGGAITDNEMVAPLDIYRNSMGVATGNEEERRRRHRHHHHSQHRQQRNRHSGYQYDPNQAELLLELGPDSASAEVLTGGYSAPPSASNKENMNPMNGVSYRQYSSSSMPYQSSTPTGVPGHTPQRFIHQYLPAHLLKQSGRPPMTVMHSHGSQAMYRPQYVEQYCDEVPYNYRLPFTRSRSVIYRHSVSFEDRNSLKSDRSRPKSSIGENTFKKQ, from the exons CACAAAACATTCGGTGATGAATTGTTGTCAAAAGTCTTCTCTGCTTTGAATCTCTATGAAAAAGAATATTTTGGATTACGCTATAAAGATAGGAATGGTGAAGCT CACTGGCTGGATCCaaataaaattgtaaagaaACAGATGTTGA atCATAACCCACCATTTATACTTTATTTTGGAGTCAAATTCTATGCCGCAGATCCAACAAAATTACGGGAAGAAATAACAAG GTATCAATTTTTTCTTCAagttaaaaaagatattttgcaAGGAAG AATACCATGTGAGGATAAAATCGCAGCCGATTTGTGCGCATATTGTGTTCAAT CTGAGCTTGGAGATTTTGACCCATCACTACATACCGATGGTTTTATTTCTGAGTTTAGATTCGTTCCTCAGCAG acAATCGTGTTGGAAAATATGATAACTGAGACATACCCGAAACTAAA AGGCATGATACCAGCAGAAGCAGAGTTCAAGTTTCTGGAGCGTGTGAAATGGCTAGAAATGTATGGCGTAGATTTGCATCAAGTTAAAGGCCAAGATAATATGGAATATTTACTGGGTCTCACACCAACAGGAAttgtattgtttaaaaataaaagcaagaTCGGAAGTTTCATATG GCCAAAGATTACCAAGCTAAAATATAAGGGCAACTGTTTCCTTCTTCGAGCTACTCAAGGGAGAAAT AACGAAGAAAAAGAATATACCTTTATATGCATTAATAAAGATTATGCGAAAAACTTGTGGAAAAACTGTGCGGAGCATCATACATTTTTTAG ATTAGAAAAAGCAAATGATGTCCCAGCTTCAGCATATAATTTCCTATTCCGGAAAGGCTCAGGATTTAAGTTTAG TGGCCGCACGCAACAAGAGTTAGAGAGAGATGTTGATAAAAGACCAAGAAATGAACAGCCAATTAATAG AAAGCCAAGTCAAAGATTTACTAGAAGAAGCCAAGAAA ACTTATCGTACATAGATGGCGCGGATCGAGATTT ACCAAAAAGTCCTATAAGTAACGCTAGCACCATATCAGCACCTTGGGAGGCTGCATTTACACAACAAAG TGGTTTATATTCCAATGGGAAGCGAAACTCTTTTCCAAACAAACCACATTCGATGAGTCAGGAGCGTGGGACGTCTCCGAAATTTTCTAG ACGCGCAACTGGATATTGTTCGAGTGGAGAAGCTGAAACGAAACGAAAAAG ATCGCATTACTATAGTGGATATACCAGTGCTACTGATGTCGAATCAAACCGAACACGAAACAGTGCTAA GTATGGCTCCGCTCCAAACATTCAATATAAAACCAACCTGTATCAGGATGACGGTACACCTAGCTATGTGCAACAAAACATACACCGGCATCATCGCCATCATAGCAGAGA GTCTTTGCCCATGGTTGGACACGTTATGCCCCACATGGATACACCGAACAGTCAAGATCGCAa AAGATACCGTCCGTCAGGTTCAAAAAGCGACAGTGAAGAAAGCAGTCGTCGACGGCGACATCAGCATCATCACTACCAGGGAGGTGCAATCACGGATAA CGAAATGGTAGCACCGCTCGATATCTATCGCAATAGCATGGGAGTTGCCACTGGTAACGAAGAAGAAAGGCGCCGTCGCCATCGTCACCACCACCATTCTCAACACCGTCAGCAACGTAACCGACACAGCGGATACCAATATGATCCTAACCAAGCTGAG ctgCTGCTAGAGCTAGGACCTGACAGCGCCTCCGCTGAAGTGTTGACAGGCGGTTATTCCGCTCCTCCGTCGGCTTCTAATAAAGAAAACATGAATCCAATGAACGGTGTTTCTTATCGCCAGTACAGTTCCTCCAGTATGCCGTACCAAAGTAGCACGCCGACTGGTGTACCTGGTCACACACCCCAAAGATTTATTCACCAATATTTACCTGC CCATCTGCTAAAGCAGAGCGGTCGACCGCcg aTGACGGTGATGCATTCGCACGGCTCGCAAGCGATGTATCGACCACAATATGTAGAACAG TACTGTGACGAAGTTCCTTACAACTATCGATTGCCATTCACACGAAGTCGTTCGGTAATTTATCGACACAGTGTATCGTTCGAGGATCGCAACAGCCTAAAAA GTGATCGGTCCCGGCCGAAATCATCAATTGGCGAGAACACCTTCAAGAAACAATGA
- the LOC130647786 gene encoding band 4.1-like protein 4 isoform X4: MPLFGGSKGKYECRVILLDNNEQKHEITHKTFGDELLSKVFSALNLYEKEYFGLRYKDRNGEAHWLDPNKIVKKQMLNHNPPFILYFGVKFYAADPTKLREEITRYQFFLQVKKDILQGRIPCEDKIAADLCAYCVQSELGDFDPSLHTDGFISEFRFVPQQTIVLENMITETYPKLKGMIPAEAEFKFLERVKWLEMYGVDLHQVKGQDNMEYLLGLTPTGIVLFKNKSKIGSFIWPKITKLKYKGNCFLLRATQGRNNEEKEYTFICINKDYAKNLWKNCAEHHTFFRLEKANDVPASAYNFLFRKGSGFKFSGRTQQELERDVDKRPRNEQPINRKPSQRFTRRSQENLSYIDGADRDLPKSPISNASTISAPWEAAFTQQSGLYSNGKRNSFPNKPHSMSQERGTSPKFSRRATGYCSSGEAETKRKRSHYYSGYTSATDVESNRTRNSAKYGSAPNIQYKTNLYQDDGTPSYVQQNIHRHHRHHSRESLPMVGHVMPHMDTPNSQDRNRRYRPSGSKSDSEESSRRRRHQHHHYQGGAITDNEMVAPLDIYRNSMGVATGNEEERRRRHRHHHHSQHRQQRNRHSGYQYDPNQAELLLELGPDSASAEVLTGGYSAPPSASNKENMNPMNGVSYRQYSSSSMPYQSSTPTGVPGHTPQRFIHQYLPAHLLKQSGRPPMTVMHSHGSQAMYRPQYVEQVIGPGRNHQLARTPSRNNEMANYSVSTEL; the protein is encoded by the exons CACAAAACATTCGGTGATGAATTGTTGTCAAAAGTCTTCTCTGCTTTGAATCTCTATGAAAAAGAATATTTTGGATTACGCTATAAAGATAGGAATGGTGAAGCT CACTGGCTGGATCCaaataaaattgtaaagaaACAGATGTTGA atCATAACCCACCATTTATACTTTATTTTGGAGTCAAATTCTATGCCGCAGATCCAACAAAATTACGGGAAGAAATAACAAG GTATCAATTTTTTCTTCAagttaaaaaagatattttgcaAGGAAG AATACCATGTGAGGATAAAATCGCAGCCGATTTGTGCGCATATTGTGTTCAAT CTGAGCTTGGAGATTTTGACCCATCACTACATACCGATGGTTTTATTTCTGAGTTTAGATTCGTTCCTCAGCAG acAATCGTGTTGGAAAATATGATAACTGAGACATACCCGAAACTAAA AGGCATGATACCAGCAGAAGCAGAGTTCAAGTTTCTGGAGCGTGTGAAATGGCTAGAAATGTATGGCGTAGATTTGCATCAAGTTAAAGGCCAAGATAATATGGAATATTTACTGGGTCTCACACCAACAGGAAttgtattgtttaaaaataaaagcaagaTCGGAAGTTTCATATG GCCAAAGATTACCAAGCTAAAATATAAGGGCAACTGTTTCCTTCTTCGAGCTACTCAAGGGAGAAAT AACGAAGAAAAAGAATATACCTTTATATGCATTAATAAAGATTATGCGAAAAACTTGTGGAAAAACTGTGCGGAGCATCATACATTTTTTAG ATTAGAAAAAGCAAATGATGTCCCAGCTTCAGCATATAATTTCCTATTCCGGAAAGGCTCAGGATTTAAGTTTAG TGGCCGCACGCAACAAGAGTTAGAGAGAGATGTTGATAAAAGACCAAGAAATGAACAGCCAATTAATAG AAAGCCAAGTCAAAGATTTACTAGAAGAAGCCAAGAAA ACTTATCGTACATAGATGGCGCGGATCGAGATTT ACCAAAAAGTCCTATAAGTAACGCTAGCACCATATCAGCACCTTGGGAGGCTGCATTTACACAACAAAG TGGTTTATATTCCAATGGGAAGCGAAACTCTTTTCCAAACAAACCACATTCGATGAGTCAGGAGCGTGGGACGTCTCCGAAATTTTCTAG ACGCGCAACTGGATATTGTTCGAGTGGAGAAGCTGAAACGAAACGAAAAAG ATCGCATTACTATAGTGGATATACCAGTGCTACTGATGTCGAATCAAACCGAACACGAAACAGTGCTAA GTATGGCTCCGCTCCAAACATTCAATATAAAACCAACCTGTATCAGGATGACGGTACACCTAGCTATGTGCAACAAAACATACACCGGCATCATCGCCATCATAGCAGAGA GTCTTTGCCCATGGTTGGACACGTTATGCCCCACATGGATACACCGAACAGTCAAGATCGCAa taGAAGATACCGTCCGTCAGGTTCAAAAAGCGACAGTGAAGAAAGCAGTCGTCGACGGCGACATCAGCATCATCACTACCAGGGAGGTGCAATCACGGATAA CGAAATGGTAGCACCGCTCGATATCTATCGCAATAGCATGGGAGTTGCCACTGGTAACGAAGAAGAAAGGCGCCGTCGCCATCGTCACCACCACCATTCTCAACACCGTCAGCAACGTAACCGACACAGCGGATACCAATATGATCCTAACCAAGCTGAG ctgCTGCTAGAGCTAGGACCTGACAGCGCCTCCGCTGAAGTGTTGACAGGCGGTTATTCCGCTCCTCCGTCGGCTTCTAATAAAGAAAACATGAATCCAATGAACGGTGTTTCTTATCGCCAGTACAGTTCCTCCAGTATGCCGTACCAAAGTAGCACGCCGACTGGTGTACCTGGTCACACACCCCAAAGATTTATTCACCAATATTTACCTGC CCATCTGCTAAAGCAGAGCGGTCGACCGCcg aTGACGGTGATGCATTCGCACGGCTCGCAAGCGATGTATCGACCACAATATGTAGAACAG GTGATCGGTCCCGGCCGAAATCATCAATTGGCGAGAACACCTTCAAGAAACAATGAAATGGCTAACTACAGTGTTTCAACGGAGCTGTGA
- the LOC130647786 gene encoding band 4.1-like protein 4 isoform X3 → MPLFGGSKGKYECRVILLDNNEQKHEITHKTFGDELLSKVFSALNLYEKEYFGLRYKDRNGEAHWLDPNKIVKKQMLNHNPPFILYFGVKFYAADPTKLREEITRIPCEDKIAADLCAYCVQSELGDFDPSLHTDGFISEFRFVPQQTIVLENMITETYPKLKGMIPAEAEFKFLERVKWLEMYGVDLHQVKGQDNMEYLLGLTPTGIVLFKNKSKIGSFIWPKITKLKYKGNCFLLRATQGRNNEEKEYTFICINKDYAKNLWKNCAEHHTFFRLEKANDVPASAYNFLFRKGSGFKFSGRTQQELERDVDKRPRNEQPINRKPSQRFTRRSQENLSYIDGADRDLPKSPISNASTISAPWEAAFTQQSGLYSNGKRNSFPNKPHSMSQERGTSPKFSRRATGYCSSGEAETKRKRSHYYSGYTSATDVESNRTRNSAKYGSAPNIQYKTNLYQDDGTPSYVQQNIHRHHRHHSRESLPMVGHVMPHMDTPNSQDRNRRYRPSGSKSDSEESSRRRRHQHHHYQGGAITDNEMVAPLDIYRNSMGVATGNEEERRRRHRHHHHSQHRQQRNRHSGYQYDPNQAELLLELGPDSASAEVLTGGYSAPPSASNKENMNPMNGVSYRQYSSSSMPYQSSTPTGVPGHTPQRFIHQYLPAHLLKQSGRPPMTVMHSHGSQAMYRPQYVEQYCDEVPYNYRLPFTRSRSVIYRHSVSFEDRNSLKSDRSRPKSSIGENTFKKQ, encoded by the exons CACAAAACATTCGGTGATGAATTGTTGTCAAAAGTCTTCTCTGCTTTGAATCTCTATGAAAAAGAATATTTTGGATTACGCTATAAAGATAGGAATGGTGAAGCT CACTGGCTGGATCCaaataaaattgtaaagaaACAGATGTTGA atCATAACCCACCATTTATACTTTATTTTGGAGTCAAATTCTATGCCGCAGATCCAACAAAATTACGGGAAGAAATAACAAG AATACCATGTGAGGATAAAATCGCAGCCGATTTGTGCGCATATTGTGTTCAAT CTGAGCTTGGAGATTTTGACCCATCACTACATACCGATGGTTTTATTTCTGAGTTTAGATTCGTTCCTCAGCAG acAATCGTGTTGGAAAATATGATAACTGAGACATACCCGAAACTAAA AGGCATGATACCAGCAGAAGCAGAGTTCAAGTTTCTGGAGCGTGTGAAATGGCTAGAAATGTATGGCGTAGATTTGCATCAAGTTAAAGGCCAAGATAATATGGAATATTTACTGGGTCTCACACCAACAGGAAttgtattgtttaaaaataaaagcaagaTCGGAAGTTTCATATG GCCAAAGATTACCAAGCTAAAATATAAGGGCAACTGTTTCCTTCTTCGAGCTACTCAAGGGAGAAAT AACGAAGAAAAAGAATATACCTTTATATGCATTAATAAAGATTATGCGAAAAACTTGTGGAAAAACTGTGCGGAGCATCATACATTTTTTAG ATTAGAAAAAGCAAATGATGTCCCAGCTTCAGCATATAATTTCCTATTCCGGAAAGGCTCAGGATTTAAGTTTAG TGGCCGCACGCAACAAGAGTTAGAGAGAGATGTTGATAAAAGACCAAGAAATGAACAGCCAATTAATAG AAAGCCAAGTCAAAGATTTACTAGAAGAAGCCAAGAAA ACTTATCGTACATAGATGGCGCGGATCGAGATTT ACCAAAAAGTCCTATAAGTAACGCTAGCACCATATCAGCACCTTGGGAGGCTGCATTTACACAACAAAG TGGTTTATATTCCAATGGGAAGCGAAACTCTTTTCCAAACAAACCACATTCGATGAGTCAGGAGCGTGGGACGTCTCCGAAATTTTCTAG ACGCGCAACTGGATATTGTTCGAGTGGAGAAGCTGAAACGAAACGAAAAAG ATCGCATTACTATAGTGGATATACCAGTGCTACTGATGTCGAATCAAACCGAACACGAAACAGTGCTAA GTATGGCTCCGCTCCAAACATTCAATATAAAACCAACCTGTATCAGGATGACGGTACACCTAGCTATGTGCAACAAAACATACACCGGCATCATCGCCATCATAGCAGAGA GTCTTTGCCCATGGTTGGACACGTTATGCCCCACATGGATACACCGAACAGTCAAGATCGCAa taGAAGATACCGTCCGTCAGGTTCAAAAAGCGACAGTGAAGAAAGCAGTCGTCGACGGCGACATCAGCATCATCACTACCAGGGAGGTGCAATCACGGATAA CGAAATGGTAGCACCGCTCGATATCTATCGCAATAGCATGGGAGTTGCCACTGGTAACGAAGAAGAAAGGCGCCGTCGCCATCGTCACCACCACCATTCTCAACACCGTCAGCAACGTAACCGACACAGCGGATACCAATATGATCCTAACCAAGCTGAG ctgCTGCTAGAGCTAGGACCTGACAGCGCCTCCGCTGAAGTGTTGACAGGCGGTTATTCCGCTCCTCCGTCGGCTTCTAATAAAGAAAACATGAATCCAATGAACGGTGTTTCTTATCGCCAGTACAGTTCCTCCAGTATGCCGTACCAAAGTAGCACGCCGACTGGTGTACCTGGTCACACACCCCAAAGATTTATTCACCAATATTTACCTGC CCATCTGCTAAAGCAGAGCGGTCGACCGCcg aTGACGGTGATGCATTCGCACGGCTCGCAAGCGATGTATCGACCACAATATGTAGAACAG TACTGTGACGAAGTTCCTTACAACTATCGATTGCCATTCACACGAAGTCGTTCGGTAATTTATCGACACAGTGTATCGTTCGAGGATCGCAACAGCCTAAAAA GTGATCGGTCCCGGCCGAAATCATCAATTGGCGAGAACACCTTCAAGAAACAATGA
- the LOC130647786 gene encoding band 4.1-like protein 4 isoform X1: MPLFGGSKGKYECRVILLDNNEQKHEITHKTFGDELLSKVFSALNLYEKEYFGLRYKDRNGEAHWLDPNKIVKKQMLNHNPPFILYFGVKFYAADPTKLREEITRYQFFLQVKKDILQGRIPCEDKIAADLCAYCVQSELGDFDPSLHTDGFISEFRFVPQQTIVLENMITETYPKLKGMIPAEAEFKFLERVKWLEMYGVDLHQVKGQDNMEYLLGLTPTGIVLFKNKSKIGSFIWPKITKLKYKGNCFLLRATQGRNNEEKEYTFICINKDYAKNLWKNCAEHHTFFRLEKANDVPASAYNFLFRKGSGFKFSGRTQQELERDVDKRPRNEQPINRKPSQRFTRRSQENLSYIDGADRDLPKSPISNASTISAPWEAAFTQQSGLYSNGKRNSFPNKPHSMSQERGTSPKFSRRATGYCSSGEAETKRKRSHYYSGYTSATDVESNRTRNSAKYGSAPNIQYKTNLYQDDGTPSYVQQNIHRHHRHHSRESLPMVGHVMPHMDTPNSQDRNRRYRPSGSKSDSEESSRRRRHQHHHYQGGAITDNEMVAPLDIYRNSMGVATGNEEERRRRHRHHHHSQHRQQRNRHSGYQYDPNQAELLLELGPDSASAEVLTGGYSAPPSASNKENMNPMNGVSYRQYSSSSMPYQSSTPTGVPGHTPQRFIHQYLPAHLLKQSGRPPMTVMHSHGSQAMYRPQYVEQYCDEVPYNYRLPFTRSRSVIYRHSVSFEDRNSLKSDRSRPKSSIGENTFKKQ, encoded by the exons CACAAAACATTCGGTGATGAATTGTTGTCAAAAGTCTTCTCTGCTTTGAATCTCTATGAAAAAGAATATTTTGGATTACGCTATAAAGATAGGAATGGTGAAGCT CACTGGCTGGATCCaaataaaattgtaaagaaACAGATGTTGA atCATAACCCACCATTTATACTTTATTTTGGAGTCAAATTCTATGCCGCAGATCCAACAAAATTACGGGAAGAAATAACAAG GTATCAATTTTTTCTTCAagttaaaaaagatattttgcaAGGAAG AATACCATGTGAGGATAAAATCGCAGCCGATTTGTGCGCATATTGTGTTCAAT CTGAGCTTGGAGATTTTGACCCATCACTACATACCGATGGTTTTATTTCTGAGTTTAGATTCGTTCCTCAGCAG acAATCGTGTTGGAAAATATGATAACTGAGACATACCCGAAACTAAA AGGCATGATACCAGCAGAAGCAGAGTTCAAGTTTCTGGAGCGTGTGAAATGGCTAGAAATGTATGGCGTAGATTTGCATCAAGTTAAAGGCCAAGATAATATGGAATATTTACTGGGTCTCACACCAACAGGAAttgtattgtttaaaaataaaagcaagaTCGGAAGTTTCATATG GCCAAAGATTACCAAGCTAAAATATAAGGGCAACTGTTTCCTTCTTCGAGCTACTCAAGGGAGAAAT AACGAAGAAAAAGAATATACCTTTATATGCATTAATAAAGATTATGCGAAAAACTTGTGGAAAAACTGTGCGGAGCATCATACATTTTTTAG ATTAGAAAAAGCAAATGATGTCCCAGCTTCAGCATATAATTTCCTATTCCGGAAAGGCTCAGGATTTAAGTTTAG TGGCCGCACGCAACAAGAGTTAGAGAGAGATGTTGATAAAAGACCAAGAAATGAACAGCCAATTAATAG AAAGCCAAGTCAAAGATTTACTAGAAGAAGCCAAGAAA ACTTATCGTACATAGATGGCGCGGATCGAGATTT ACCAAAAAGTCCTATAAGTAACGCTAGCACCATATCAGCACCTTGGGAGGCTGCATTTACACAACAAAG TGGTTTATATTCCAATGGGAAGCGAAACTCTTTTCCAAACAAACCACATTCGATGAGTCAGGAGCGTGGGACGTCTCCGAAATTTTCTAG ACGCGCAACTGGATATTGTTCGAGTGGAGAAGCTGAAACGAAACGAAAAAG ATCGCATTACTATAGTGGATATACCAGTGCTACTGATGTCGAATCAAACCGAACACGAAACAGTGCTAA GTATGGCTCCGCTCCAAACATTCAATATAAAACCAACCTGTATCAGGATGACGGTACACCTAGCTATGTGCAACAAAACATACACCGGCATCATCGCCATCATAGCAGAGA GTCTTTGCCCATGGTTGGACACGTTATGCCCCACATGGATACACCGAACAGTCAAGATCGCAa taGAAGATACCGTCCGTCAGGTTCAAAAAGCGACAGTGAAGAAAGCAGTCGTCGACGGCGACATCAGCATCATCACTACCAGGGAGGTGCAATCACGGATAA CGAAATGGTAGCACCGCTCGATATCTATCGCAATAGCATGGGAGTTGCCACTGGTAACGAAGAAGAAAGGCGCCGTCGCCATCGTCACCACCACCATTCTCAACACCGTCAGCAACGTAACCGACACAGCGGATACCAATATGATCCTAACCAAGCTGAG ctgCTGCTAGAGCTAGGACCTGACAGCGCCTCCGCTGAAGTGTTGACAGGCGGTTATTCCGCTCCTCCGTCGGCTTCTAATAAAGAAAACATGAATCCAATGAACGGTGTTTCTTATCGCCAGTACAGTTCCTCCAGTATGCCGTACCAAAGTAGCACGCCGACTGGTGTACCTGGTCACACACCCCAAAGATTTATTCACCAATATTTACCTGC CCATCTGCTAAAGCAGAGCGGTCGACCGCcg aTGACGGTGATGCATTCGCACGGCTCGCAAGCGATGTATCGACCACAATATGTAGAACAG TACTGTGACGAAGTTCCTTACAACTATCGATTGCCATTCACACGAAGTCGTTCGGTAATTTATCGACACAGTGTATCGTTCGAGGATCGCAACAGCCTAAAAA GTGATCGGTCCCGGCCGAAATCATCAATTGGCGAGAACACCTTCAAGAAACAATGA